A DNA window from Candidatus Sulfidibacterium hydrothermale contains the following coding sequences:
- a CDS encoding isocitrate/isopropylmalate dehydrogenase family protein, with amino-acid sequence MSKRTIVTLPGDGIGRAVLDAALRVLDAAGFEADYVEGDIGWEFWKKEGNPLPDRTIKLLEKHKIALFGAITSKPKDAAAEELDPALREKGLVYSSPIVGLRQHFNLDICMRPCHTYKGNPLNFIRRGADGGVEEPEVDVVIFRQNTEGLYGGVEWSDPPDIVYNALMTHPKFVKNFGKAPKNEISVSTRIFTKKATERILRAAFDHAKQYGYKSVTVCEKPNVIRETSGMMYKMAQQMQKESYPEIELWNTNIDAQMMWLTKNPENYGVIVAGNMFGDIVSDGFAGLIGGLGFACSAQFNPDSGIGVFEPTHGSAPKYADFPVSIVNPIAMIESSCMMLDFIGENEKAAKIRKAVAEVIAEGKVRTYDMMKMHGTPDVVNKGAASTDQMADAIIAKL; translated from the coding sequence ATGTCAAAAAGAACCATTGTAACTTTGCCAGGCGACGGTATCGGAAGAGCTGTACTGGATGCAGCACTTCGTGTTTTAGATGCCGCCGGATTTGAAGCCGATTATGTAGAAGGCGACATCGGCTGGGAATTTTGGAAAAAAGAGGGAAACCCCTTACCCGACCGCACCATAAAACTGCTTGAAAAACATAAAATTGCTCTGTTTGGAGCCATTACATCCAAGCCGAAAGATGCTGCAGCTGAAGAGCTTGATCCGGCATTACGCGAAAAAGGACTGGTTTACTCTTCGCCTATTGTTGGCCTGCGGCAACATTTTAATCTGGATATTTGCATGCGTCCCTGTCATACCTACAAAGGCAATCCGTTGAATTTTATCCGGCGGGGAGCTGATGGCGGCGTGGAAGAACCGGAGGTCGATGTGGTTATTTTCCGCCAAAATACCGAAGGATTGTACGGAGGTGTAGAATGGTCCGATCCGCCTGATATCGTTTACAACGCGTTGATGACACATCCGAAATTTGTAAAAAATTTCGGCAAAGCACCCAAAAACGAAATTTCCGTTTCTACCCGTATCTTCACCAAAAAAGCTACGGAACGGATTTTACGAGCTGCTTTTGATCATGCTAAACAGTATGGCTATAAATCGGTTACCGTTTGCGAGAAGCCTAATGTCATCCGTGAAACTTCCGGGATGATGTACAAAATGGCCCAGCAAATGCAAAAAGAATCGTATCCTGAAATCGAACTCTGGAATACCAACATTGACGCCCAAATGATGTGGCTGACAAAAAATCCGGAAAACTATGGTGTCATCGTAGCCGGAAATATGTTCGGCGATATTGTTTCCGATGGTTTTGCCGGTCTTATCGGTGGTTTGGGCTTTGCCTGCTCGGCACAGTTTAATCCGGATTCGGGCATTGGTGTTTTTGAACCGACCCACGGATCGGCTCCCAAGTATGCCGATTTCCCGGTTTCCATTGTAAACCCCATTGCCATGATCGAATCTTCCTGCATGATGCTTGATTTTATCGGTGAAAACGAAAAAGCGGCCAAGATACGTAAAGCCGTAGCCGAAGTAATTGCCGAAGGAAAAGTTCGAACCTATGACATGATGAAAATGCACGGTACTCCTGATGTGGTAAACAAAGGAGCCGCATCGACCGACCAAATGGCCGACGCCATTATTGCTAAATTATAA
- a CDS encoding aldo/keto reductase — MDYRKFGNTELNVSVIGFGSWGIGGPAMAKDLPIGWGNVDDRTSVQALKKAFDQGINFYDTADIYGVGHSEELIGKTFGNRQDVIIASKAGHLINAEGDLSVNYSKSYIIQACEKSLKRLRRETIDYYQLHSAQVKHLQQGECIEAMETLQKAGKIRYWGVSLNTFQPQPEADFLMQHQLGNGFQIVFNLLNQRALPLIRKAAAAGYGIIARMPLQFGLLTGKFNKNSRFAKNDHRVFRLTPELLEKADHLLQEVWQKAKEKGISKTAYSLSFCYSFPEISTVIPGIKTPEQVLSNTTGIVKLSDEEIAFMQRLYQEKFTELIQLIEKNG; from the coding sequence ATGGACTACAGAAAATTTGGAAATACCGAACTCAATGTCAGTGTTATTGGTTTTGGATCGTGGGGAATTGGCGGACCGGCCATGGCCAAAGACCTTCCCATTGGCTGGGGAAATGTGGACGACCGTACTTCGGTACAAGCACTAAAAAAAGCCTTCGACCAGGGGATTAATTTCTACGACACGGCCGATATTTACGGCGTAGGCCATTCGGAAGAACTTATCGGAAAAACTTTCGGAAACCGGCAGGATGTAATCATTGCCAGCAAAGCAGGACACCTGATCAACGCGGAAGGAGACCTCTCGGTAAACTATTCCAAATCGTATATTATTCAGGCCTGTGAAAAAAGCCTGAAACGGCTTCGCCGCGAAACCATCGATTATTACCAGCTCCATTCGGCACAGGTAAAACACCTGCAGCAAGGTGAATGTATTGAAGCGATGGAAACTTTGCAAAAAGCTGGAAAAATCAGATACTGGGGCGTATCACTCAACACTTTTCAACCGCAACCGGAAGCCGACTTTTTGATGCAACACCAGCTGGGAAATGGTTTTCAAATTGTTTTTAACCTTCTTAATCAGCGGGCACTTCCATTAATCCGGAAGGCTGCTGCCGCCGGCTACGGGATTATCGCCCGCATGCCGTTGCAGTTTGGATTGCTTACCGGAAAATTCAACAAAAACAGCCGGTTTGCAAAAAATGACCACCGGGTTTTCCGTCTCACTCCGGAGCTGCTGGAAAAAGCCGATCATCTTCTTCAAGAAGTATGGCAAAAAGCCAAAGAAAAGGGCATATCAAAAACGGCTTACAGCCTGAGTTTTTGCTATAGTTTTCCTGAAATATCCACGGTAATCCCGGGAATAAAAACGCCAGAACAGGTATTGTCTAATACCACGGGCATTGTTAAACTGTCTGATGAAGAAATTGCTTTTATGCAAAGACTTTA
- a CDS encoding SMP-30/gluconolactonase/LRE family protein: MKRFWFFFFTAILFMPVIYGQSLQTVWQTGRVLKVPESVLYVPHTGLIYVSNINGKPAEKNSRGFIALLDSKGLVVNLHWATGLNAPKGMAIKGNHLLVSDIDRLAEIDLHTGKIIRFVSFPGARFLNDVVVGPDGKIYVTDTQLGAVFVMKKWKPEIWKKDPLLKGANGLAVENDSLLIGCQGHLLKADPKTGKLKIVARVPHGIDGLVPLGNGKYVVSDWSGEIRLILPDGVQKVLSNTTDEQVNAADLGFIPQKKILLVPTFFDNRVVARKLTGL; the protein is encoded by the coding sequence ATGAAACGTTTTTGGTTTTTTTTCTTTACGGCGATTCTTTTTATGCCCGTTATTTACGGACAGTCGTTGCAAACAGTGTGGCAAACCGGCCGGGTTTTAAAGGTTCCGGAGTCGGTACTTTATGTCCCGCACACAGGCCTGATTTATGTGTCCAATATTAATGGAAAGCCGGCAGAGAAAAACAGCAGAGGTTTTATTGCCCTTTTGGACTCGAAAGGGCTGGTGGTCAATTTGCATTGGGCAACCGGATTGAATGCGCCCAAAGGAATGGCCATAAAAGGAAATCATTTGTTGGTTTCGGATATTGACCGGTTGGCAGAGATTGATTTGCATACCGGTAAGATCATTCGTTTTGTCTCTTTTCCGGGGGCCCGTTTTTTGAATGATGTAGTGGTGGGCCCTGACGGAAAGATTTATGTTACCGATACGCAACTGGGAGCGGTGTTCGTTATGAAAAAATGGAAACCGGAAATCTGGAAAAAAGATCCTTTGTTGAAAGGAGCCAATGGCCTGGCGGTGGAAAATGATTCGTTACTCATCGGTTGCCAGGGACATCTTTTAAAAGCAGATCCTAAAACGGGCAAGCTGAAAATTGTGGCTCGTGTACCCCACGGAATTGATGGGCTTGTTCCGTTGGGAAACGGAAAATATGTGGTTTCGGACTGGTCGGGAGAGATCCGGCTGATTTTACCGGATGGCGTGCAGAAAGTATTGAGCAATACCACGGACGAACAGGTTAACGCAGCAGATTTGGGCTTTATTCCGCAAAAAAAGATTTTGCTTGTTCCCACTTTTTTCGATAACCGCGTAGTGGCACGGAAGCTCACCGGATTGTGA
- a CDS encoding HDIG domain-containing metalloprotein, translating to MNNEVLKLWPELNWIKDNGLREKTAKTWELALERSVLTADDLEKIPFTLLVGSDLKVTFMDHKRAVVHIARDAGEKINAMFHGELTVNMDVLVAGAILADVGKLLEYELDENGKAVQGNYGKYLRHPFSGVSLAEEAGVPAEVCHIIAAHAGEGNMVKRTTEAYIVHHVDFMTFLPFKERLEIK from the coding sequence ATGAACAACGAAGTTTTAAAACTCTGGCCCGAGTTGAATTGGATAAAGGATAACGGCTTACGCGAAAAGACGGCCAAAACCTGGGAACTGGCATTAGAACGCAGTGTTTTAACGGCTGATGATCTGGAAAAAATTCCTTTTACCCTGCTGGTAGGCTCCGACCTGAAAGTAACTTTTATGGACCATAAACGGGCTGTCGTTCATATTGCCCGCGATGCCGGCGAAAAAATCAACGCCATGTTTCATGGCGAGCTAACAGTAAATATGGATGTGTTGGTAGCCGGAGCTATTTTAGCTGATGTGGGAAAATTGCTGGAATATGAATTAGATGAAAACGGAAAAGCGGTACAGGGAAACTATGGAAAATACCTGCGGCATCCTTTTTCGGGAGTCAGCCTGGCCGAAGAAGCCGGCGTACCGGCTGAGGTTTGTCACATTATTGCGGCTCATGCCGGTGAAGGCAACATGGTAAAACGCACCACCGAGGCTTACATCGTGCATCATGTTGATTTTATGACCTTCTTGCCCTTTAAAGAACGGCTGGAAATCAAATAG